Proteins encoded in a region of the Pieris brassicae chromosome 3, ilPieBrab1.1, whole genome shotgun sequence genome:
- the LOC123706646 gene encoding tubulin-specific chaperone A: MYFKVQILHKKRSARKKTMADPRIRQIKIKTGVVKRIAKEKVAYEKEAEQQKNKIQKIKDEGQDEHNIRKQEEVLQESLMMVPDCQRRLVKAFADLKTTLESEADLNENEDYITAQQVLKDAEAQLPEPV, encoded by the exons ATGTACTTCAAAGTTCAAATACTACACAAAAAAAGAAGCGCGCGTAAGAAAACAATGGCGGATCCTCGcataagacaaataaaaataaaaacaggcGTTGTAAAACGCATTGCTAAAGAAAAGGTAGCATACGAAAAAGAAGCAGAGCAgcaaaagaataaaatacaaaaaataaaagacgAGGGCCAAGACGAACATAACATTAGGAAGCAAGAGGAAGTCTTGCAGGAGTCCCTTATGATGGTCCCAGACTGTCAGAGACg ACTAGTAAAAGCTTTTGCtgatttaaaaacaacattagAATCAGAGGCAGATCTGAATGAAAACGAAGACTATATAACTGCTCAGCAGGTTTTAAAGGACGCTGAGGCTCAACTGCCTGAACcagtttaa
- the LOC123706645 gene encoding U11/U12 small nuclear ribonucleoprotein 59 kDa protein-like, giving the protein MAYNQNFYNNFQENNFTFQCHNPMSYPIPPPPAFHPSYSPISQISDQDFLKTFERNLNENLTKIKSNVTITKLKAKLMSLLTSHKELTVQYEKLSKNIDNFTNTEWTSIMSDVACKKEEIKKSIEDFNGSYMEQARKYLAKRTAKRQRLKKLNNKRKQQKLEWLKEMKEKSSKIDENLQKIKDYNLKEKKKEEAKLNADMVLKDVQRKKNDAKKCLNKLEALLKLRQARQNTAKGRGHNISEADTILFEKNIEKLKSLWTQRLEIYNKEESTLQSQLTSIKDEPLNESAKNIDNILDEWREVLFGGINPQVNFGGNVERFIAVRKQWDAYISSDGSALPIGWVVNN; this is encoded by the exons atggCTTATAATCAAaacttttataacaattttcaagaaaataattttacattccaATGTCATAACCCTATGTCTTACCCAATACCTCCTCCACCAGCATTTCATCCCTCTTATTCCCCAATTTCACAAATATCAGATCAAGATTTTCTCAAAACTTTTGAAAGAAacttaaatgaaaacttaactaaaattaagtcaaatgtcactattacaaaattaaaagcaaaacTAATGAGTCTTCTAACAAGCCATAAAGAATTAACTGTGCAATATGagaaattatcaaaaaatattgataacttCACCAATACTGAGTGGACATCTATAATGAGTGATGTGGCTTGTAAGAAAGAAGAGATTAAAAAAAGCATAGAAGACTTTAATGGCTCATATATGGAACAAGCTAGAAAATATCTAGCAAAAAGAACAGCAAAAAGGCAACGACtgaaaaaattgaataacaaACGGAAACAACAAAAATTAGAATGGCTTAAGGAAATGAAAGAGAAGTCCAGTAAAATTGATGAGAACCtgcaaaaaattaaagattataATCTCAAAGAAAAGaag aaagaaGAGGCCAAATTAAATGCAGACATGGTTCTTAAAGATGTTCAGAGGAAAAAGAATGATGCAAAAAAATGCTTAAACAAGTTAGAAGCCTTGTTAAAATTACGTCAAGCAAGACAAAACACAGCTAAAGGCAGGGGTCACAATATTTCAGAAGCAGATactattttgtttgaaaagaATATTG AAAAACTGAAGTCATTATGGACTCAAAGACTagagatttataataaagaagaaagcACTCTTCAAAGCCAACTTACATCTATAAAAGACGAACCATTAAATGAATCCGCAAAGAATATTGATAATATCTTAGATGAGTGGAGAGAGGTTCTCTTTGGAGGAATCAACCCACAAGTTAATTTTGGGGGAAATGTTGAAAGATTTATTGCTGTACG GAAACAATGGGATGCATACATAAGTAGTGACGGAAGTGCATTACCTATTGGTTGGGTTGTCAACAATTGA
- the LOC123706644 gene encoding DDB1- and CUL4-associated factor 12 homolog yields MAQTVRRPIEARYPSCYIPSRIKERRAKARALRLEQQRKPEKPEDFVCYSDSDSEEETPTEQHKTLCTSYNFVDYVRSREIQAPEPRMVDQSYATRHMLTHDMLRETPVNLGTVNKVFCSQWLSDRQIVFGTKCNKLLVYDVRSRSLDAIPTLRPRTPWPGAEYQTGIHALQINPSRTLLATGARNSCELAIYRLPTLDPVCVGEAHKDWILDMCWLDDEFLVTGSRDSKLALWRAPDTPITQATPQHNYIAPLVTRECKAGQKVRALTFNRRWREIAALTLNGYIHVFNAATFRQTLSRKLPSCQDLVCLATQESGIYAIGCKSYTLLLDCRTLQSVKKITSRYNGCGIRSATFRGDLLTIGTGLGLLMFYDLRAGKYLESNIHSTKTVALRASRGYVFPDEGVDGYQQVKYVPAIYTHCYDDSGTRIFTAGGPLPAPLIGNYAGIWQ; encoded by the exons ATGGCGCAAACAGTAAGACGTCCCATCGAAGCAAGGTATCCATCCTGCTATATACCAAGCAGAATAAAAGAAAGAAGAGCAAAAGCAAGGGCGCTCAg attGGAACAACAACGAAAACCTGAAAAGCCTGAAGATTTTGTTTGCTACTCAGATAGTGATAGTGAAGAGGAAACCCCTACTGAGCAACATAAAACACTTTGCACatcatataattttgttgACTATGTGCGTTCTAGAGAAATACAAGCTCCAGAg CCTCGAATGGTGGATCAGTCATATGCTACACGCCACATGCTCACGCACGACATGTTGCGTGAGACACCAGTCAACCTTGGCACAGTCAACAAAGTATTCTGCTCACAGTGGCTCTCCGATAGACAGATTGTATTTGGGACTAAGTGCAATAAATTGCTTGTGTACGATGTACGGTCTCGTTCACTTGACGCCATTCCAACGCTCCGTCCTCGCACGCCTTGGCCCGGAGCTGAATATCAAACTGGGATACACGCGTTACAAATAAACCCGTCTAGAACACTGTTAGCTACTGGTGCGCGTAACTCATGTGAACTAGCGATCTATCGTTTACCCACTTTGGATCCTGTGTGTGTTGGAGAAGCTCATAAAGACTGG ATCCTTGACATGTGTTGGTTAGATGATGAGTTCTTAGTAACAGGGTCTCGGGATTCCAAACTTGCATTGTGGCGGGCACCTGATACACCAATTACTCAAGCTACCCCtcaacataattatatagcACCGCTTGTTACTAGGGAATGTAAGGCTG GTCAGAAGGTCCGAGCGCTAACCTTCAACCGCCGTTGGCGCGAGATCGCAGCGCTGACCCTCAACGGGTACATCCATGTGTTCAATGCAGCCACCTTCAGACAAACCCTTTCAAGAAAGTTACCCTCTTGTCAGGACCTCGTTTGTCTTGCCACACAA gaaAGCGGTATATATGCGATCGGTTGTAAGTCGTACACGTTACTTCTGGATTGCCGGACTCTACAGTCTGTTAAGAAGATAACGTCTCGTTACAACGGTTGTGGGATACGATCAGCGACATTCCGTGGAGACCTACTCACTATTGGTACTGGACTCG GTCTGCTCATGTTCTACGACCTTAGAGCCGGCAAATACCTCGAGAGCAATATACATTCTACTAAAACAGTGGCACTAAGGGCTTCCAGAGGCTATGTGTTCCCGGACGAAGGAGTGGACGGATACCAACAAGTTAAATATGTACCGGCCATTTACACACATTGCTATGACGATAGTGGTACGAGAATATTCACAGCCGGTGGGCCTTTACCTGCCCCTCTTATAGGGAATTACGCTGGCATAtggcaataa